Within the Maribacter sp. BPC-D8 genome, the region CGTTTTGCTTAACCATATATTTAGTATTTTTTTTATGAAGTAAGTTAAATATAAAATTTGGCGTTTATAGTAAAAAGATAAAGGCAATATATTTATATAAGTAATAAACCGAAACGTAAGTGTTTATCACCTGCCCTACGATTTCTTATACTAAACGTTGTATTCCCGATTAAAAACCATTGTGAGTGTTTAAAAAATATTTAATTGTAGTTACTGTCAACTTAGTATTGCTAACAATTATGTTAGCAATTTGGACAGATAAATTGGAATTAGAATTTAACGATTTGGTAAGACCTATCGAATTTTTGAAATTGATTGGAATTTCTATCCTCGGGCTAATTATTTTAGCTTCCTCAGTTTCATTTTTCCGGAAGTATAAAATTAACTCGGTGATGAAGAGAATTAAAATTTCCGTAATTTTCATGTTATTATTTAGCTTGTATTTCTATGTGGATTACTCCATAAAAATTTATACAAACAGAGTTTCTAATGGCGAACTAAGAAATGGAATTATGGAAAAAGTAAGTCCAATCGAGAATGGACTTGGCTTTGGAACAAAAGCGAGTAATCTCTCTATTAAAGAGTACTCGGAAATAACAAAAGTTAATTGGTTCAAAAAAATACCCAATAATGCTGAAAACATAGAATACAGATATAGTTACGAGGGATTTTTACCAGATTATTCTTTTTCAATAAGTTATGATTTACCAAAAGAATCTCAAGTTGACACCTTGAATTTTGTAGATGGTTCTTTTTCTAAAAAACAGAGTTTTAAGGTTGTTGGTAATAAAGTAAGGGTTACTTATTATGAATTGCAGATGTAGATAAAAATGGACTGTTAGAACTCATTGACAACACCAAAATGGAATACGAAAGTGCATCTGAAGGTAAAATTATCTGGATCTGTGAAAAGAAAATAGTCTTGACCCCAGGTGATGTTATTGGTAAAATTGAAGGTATTTAATATTCTCAGTAAACTAATTTGTCATCCAACGTATTAAACATCAATAACTTAATTTATCACTACTTCACCTACTTAAAAACTTACGAGTTATTGTAAGAAAGTATCCACTGGTAATTCTTAACTTTCGCCATTATATAAGTAGTTGCGAATAGTTTTGTTCCCCCAATAAAATTTATGAAATACTATGTAAATACTTCATTATCAAGGCTCAAAATGAGTAATTATATAAATGTTTAATTTTAAATTTTAAAAGAATGAAAAATTCAATGAAAATGATGGCAATTGCTTTTGCTTCATCAATTTTATTAACATCATGTTATTCTTACACAAGTGTTGTAGGTAGTGGTGCTCAAGGTAACAGCGAAACAACAGAATGGAACCATTACGTGGTTTACGGTTTGGCTCCAGTAGGTGTTTCTGATTCTAAGGCTATGGCTGGTGGTGCAGAAAACTACACAGTTACTACAAAACAAACATTTGTTAATGGTTTAGTTTCAGCTATTACTTTCGGTATCTATACTCCGACAACTACTACAGTTACTAAATAATTTTTTACAAAGAGGGAGTTTGCTTTTATTAGTAATCTCCCTTTTTATAATTTCTAGATCATGAAGAAAATTATATTTTACGTTGCTGCAGTTTTCGCCTTCTTTATGTTAATCAATATTGCAAGTATTCTAATATCAGATTTTAGTAGACTTACCGAATATGGTTTTGGTTACTTAGCTGGTAAAGTGATATTGTTTTTCTTGTTTGCTGTTGTTGCCTTTTTCTTAAGAAAAGAAGTTTTTAAACCTGCTATAGAATCGTAATTATAATGCAATTCCGAAAGTAAGAGTAGCGGTAAGCTACTCCTTCACCAACTCCTTACTCAATTCCTCTAAAGAAACCCCTTTAGTTTCCGGCATTTTGGTAATTGCCCATATTAATTGCAATACCATCATAGCGCAGAAGAAATAGTAGATATACCACACTTGGTCTTTCAATATTCCCTGGTCTGAGTCTAAGAAAAACGGAGTAATCAATGTTATAATCGCGGCAAATACCCAGTGCACACTTACGCCCCAAGATTGCCCGTATGCACGAACACTGTTTGGGAATATCTCAGAGATAAATACCCAAATTACCGCGCCTTGCCCAATGGCGTGAGAGGCAACAAATGTACAGATGAAGGTAAGTGTTAGAGTTGATCCTAAATCCATCTGAAAACAAAGTCCCACCATAATTAGACTAATAATATAGCCAATAGATCCAATGATGATCAATTGTCGTCTACCTAGCTTATCTAATAATCGAATACCGATAAAAGTAAAAATGAGATTTACGACACCGATGGCAATAGAATTAAAAAGCGATTCTTTACCGCCTAATCCTGCTTGCTCTAATATTTCGGGAGCATAATACAGTACAAAGTTGATACCAGATAATTGATTAAAAAAGGCAATAAAAAAGGCTAGATAAAGCACTTTAGAATATTTCTTTTGAAATAGTTTTTCACTTTTGGTAGTATGTTTTAGATCCGTTTTTATCTCTAGTAATTGCTGTTCAGCCTTTTCTTTAGTGTGTATAATCTCTAATATTTTTAAGGCAGCGGCATCATCCTTTTTGTGTAACGCCAACCATCTCGGACTTTCTGGTACGGTTAATACCATTGCAGTGTAAATAAATGCCGGTATGGCTTCTACGCCTAACATCCATCGCCAATCATTTACTCCGTCAAAACCTTTCAATAACCAGTTAGAGACAAAGGCAATTAGAATACCGAATACCAGCCAGAATTGATAGAGTCCGCCAAGCTTACCACGATTCTCCTTAGATGTAATCTCAGAGATATAAATAGGAGCAGCAACCGAAGAAATACCAACACCTACACCGCCTATAAAACGAAATACAGAGAACGAATAGGGATCTTGCGCCAATGCAGAACCTAGGGCAGAAACCAAGAATAGAACACCAACCCAGAGTAAGGTCTTTTTACGACCTAAATTTTTGGTAGGTATACCGCCAAAAAGCGAGCCTACAACAGTACCCCATAATGCCATACTCATAATGAATGTACCGTGAAATAGAGGCGAGGTATTCCAAAGTTGTTTAATAGGTTCGTTTGCTCCTGATATTACCACGGTATCAAATCCAAATAAAAAACCTGCAAGTGCTACGGTAATAGACCAAACGATAATTCTGTTCATTGTTGCGTTTTAAGTTGATGTTAAATATAATCAATGAATACGGTTAATTCTTAATCTAAAAGGACAACAAAAAAATTATAGAATTGCTAACTTGTGGTATCATTAAAAATTGAACGATGAAAGATTTAAAAAATAAAGTAGCTTATATAACAGGAGGCACTAAAGGTATTGGGTTTGCAGTGGCACAAACATTACTAAAACAAGGGATGAGAGTTGCTATTAGCGGTAGATCACAGAGCAGTGTAGACCAAGCGTTAAAAGATTTTGATAATGATGCTGTTTTAGGTATTGTATCTAATGTAGGTAAAATGGCAGATGAGAAAAATGCCGTTGCCAAAATAATGGAGAAATGGGGACAAGTAGATGTGGTATTGGCAAATGCCGGAGTAGGTCATTTTGCACCGATAGATGAGATGACAGATGAGCAATGGCATCAAATGATAGATACCAACTTAAATGGTGCATTTCATACGCTAAAGGCATCCGTAGAAGAATTAAAGAAGTCTAAAGGGTATTACATTACATTAGCGAGTTTGGCAGGTACAAACTTCTTTGCAAAAGCCGCAGGGTATAATGCTTCTAAATTTGGCGTAGTTGGTTTTACACAAGCTGCCATGTTAGATTTAAGACAGTATGATATTAAAGTGTCTACGATAATGCCAGGTTCTGTTTCAACACATTTTAATAACAACGAACCAGATGAGAAAGACGCATGGAAAATTCAACCAGAAGATATTGGCGAATTGGTGTTAGACTTATTACGAATGAACGAAAGAACCTTACCTAGTAAAATTGAGGTAAGGCCTACAAGACCAGACAAGAAGTAGTATTACACTTCTTTTTCGGTAAACGGAATGTCAGCATTACAGATTTCTGTAATTAACTGACCAAGTATCTGCTCGAAATCAGAAATTACCTCATTCGTAATAATGTGGTTTTTACTGGTTGCTCGGGCAGATTCTTTTTGTGCAAATAACAAGGTGCCTTCTGCAAAATTCTTCAAAGAAATTATACCTGCTTGAATAGATAGATTTTCTGCGGGATGTGTCTTAGAATACATCAATCCGTAGCAAAGTAATTGAAATGCCTTACTGTATTGATATTCTTCAGTTAGTATGTCCCATTCTACAATTTCTACATTACGGCGTTCTACTTTCCCAGTTTTATAATCGATGATTCGGGTAATTCCGTCATATTCATCAACACGGTCTAATTTTCCTTTTAAGATGATAGGAAAATCTAACCCGGCAACTTCTAAAGGTACTGATAGTGATTGCTCTAAAGCAATAATGGTAATGCTATGGTCTGCAAGTTCTTTTATCTCGACATCGATAAATGTCTGTATGTATTTAAGAATTACATGAAAAGAAATATAGTTTTTACCAGAACTGATGTTTCCATCTTTGAAGGTCTTTTCAAAATTCTGAGCGACAATGGTCGGTATTCCTTTTCGAATGCCATTAAGTAAATCTGCCGTAAGGGGTTTACCGATTAAAGGTGTATATAATTCTTCTAAACTATCATGAACAATGGTACCGAAAGTATTGGGTGCCAAGGTTTCTTCTACTTGTAATACTTCATTGATATTTAATAAATTCTGCTTGTAGAAATCTATAGGATTTCTAATGTAATTACTCAGCGAACTAGGTGAAAAACCTTTTCTAGCCTTGTCTTTAATAAGGGCTGCCAGCGAAGTGGTTTTTTCAACCTGTGCAATTTCTTTGGTAATAGGTTGTATAGTAGGGGTAGCGATAAATGATTTAATATTTGTTCTATTATCATCAGTTAATAACTGTGTAATCAATCGGCTACGCTCGCCGCCCTCCAAGGCATCTGGCTCTGTATTGTACAGTATATATACATTTTTGGCACGCTGTAATAAGCGATAGAAGTGATAGGTGTAAACCGCATCTTTCTCTTTATAGGTTGGTAATCCGTTTTTGATTTTTAGGTCGTACGGAATAAACGAATTATTAGATTTACCCGATGGCAATACACCTTCGTTTACAGAAGTAATAATGATTGTTTCAAAATCTAACAAGCGACTTTCTAGCATTCCCATAATTTGGATACCTTCAATAGGGTTTCCTTGAAAATCTAAAGTCTCTGAGCTTAACAGCTGTGAAAATAAATGTTTTAAACTTTTAAGATTATTGATATAGGTAAAGCTGTTACAAAGATCTTTTAGCTGATTGAAAAGTGTAAAGAATTTATAAAGCTGCTCTAGCAAAAGCGAATTTTCTTTTACCACGTCGATAACTCGTATAGCTTCAATAATAGCCAGAAAATTATCTATAAGTCGGTTCGGGTTATTCTTTACATCTTCGAATAGTAAGTTGATTGTTGCATTTTCTGGTAAAAGTTCGCGGATTTGTGTATTGGTGATGTAAGACCAGTTATTTGTTTTAATTTTTGATATTAAACTGTCTGTAGAGACTTCATTTGCGTCAAATAATAGCACGGCATATGAATGTGTCAAAAGATTTAGTAAGTGCTTGTAAAACCATCCTTTTTCTGTCTTTTGTTCATGAAACTCAATAAGGTTGGTAAAAAAGCTGGCCAAGGTAGTAGAAGCCAATTTTTGCCCCATGGTAATATTGGTAGCCGGTATATTATCTGGAATTGAATTTAATAACGGATTTAGTAATTCTTCATTACCAAGTACAATAGCGGCATTACGTAATGCATCAGGAGATTCATTCTGAATCTTGTACAGTAAATCACCCACATAATTTACTTGAGAGATATTTTTAGGCACCCCAATAATTTCAATGTGCTTTTCGGTATTGTAGTAATTGGTGAGTCCTGCAAGAGGTTTCCCTTTTAGAACATTCCATGTACTTTGGTAATTTCTTATAAAGAAACCGGCATCATGAATATTGTCTTGTAAAAAGTAGGGGTCAATATCCCAATAAATATCAGCATCTGTTTTTTCAAGAATGGTCTGTATCAAAATACTCTCTGCAGTATTCAAGGCATTAAAGCCAAGAAAGATGTGTTTTTTATTCGTGTTTTCAAGGTAGTTTGGTAATTCTGCTACCGAGGTTTTATAGATGAGTCCCTGGTGACCAAGTCCCTGTTCTAATAATCTGCCATTAAATTGTTTATAGATGTCTTCTAAATACCTCCAGAAGTGAAGGTAGTTTTCAATCATTTCAGAATTATCAGGATTCAATGACCAGTGGTTGACTTCTTGTATAGCAGCAACATTTTGGTATAGGGTAGAAGCGTCAACTAGGTAACGATCTACTTCATTAAAATCTTGTAATAGTATTTGTCCCCATTTTAAAAAAGAATCAAAAGATTCTTTTTCATAATCACCCACTTTTAAATAGGCATTATAGAGTTCAAATAATTGTGTGGTAGTATTTGCGGTGACCAGGTTAGAAACCTTTTCAATGAAATCTTCAATACTATAGATTTCTGGGGCAAGTACTGTTTGGGTAAGTGATTTTGATAGTATTTTTTTAAGAAATACACCCGCACGTTTACTGGGTAGAATAAAAACTACTTTACCAGTATCTGGGTTATTTTTTAAAACGTCTAGAACTACATCTTGTATAAAACTCTGCATATAGTGTAAAAATAAAAAAGCCCCGCAATATTGCGGGGCTTTTAGTTATTAAAACACTTAGGTTTTTATAAACTTATTTTACTAAGTTGATTTCTACCCTTCTGTTTTGAGCTCTACCAGCTCTTGTATTGTTTGTAGCCATTGGCTTAGACTCACCGTAACCTACAGCAGATAATCTAAACTCTTCGATTCCTTTGTCTACTAAGAATTCTTTTACAGAAAGAGCTCTTGACTCAGAAAGACTTTGGTTTAATTTTTCGCTACCTACGCTGTCAGTATGACCTTCAACAGTAAACTTAGCGTTAGGGTATTCTTTAAGGATTGTGATAATGTCAACCATTACAGAAGTAGACTCAGCTTTGATAGAAGATTTACCAGTATCAAATAAGATAGTTCTAGCATAATCATTCAATTGCTTTTGAACTTCAGCAGTTACTTCAGGACAACCAGCGTTAGCTACTGTACCAGCAACATCAGGACATTGATCATCTTTGTCAAGTACACCGTCACCGTCTTTATCAGCCCAAGGACAACCTTTGTTTTCAGCAGGACCAGCTTCAGCAGGACATGCATCATCTTTATCAGCAACACCATCGCCATCAGCATCAGGACAACCAGCTAAAGCAGGAAGACCAGCTTCGTTTGGACAAGCATCATCTTTATCAGCAACACCGTCACCGTCAGCATCAGGACATCCGTTCATTTCTTTAGAACCAGCTTCGTTAGGACAAGCATCTTTGCTGTCTTCGATACCATCGCCGTCAGAATCAGGACAACCGTTGAATGCTTCAAGACCAGCAACTTCTGGACAAGCATCATCTTTATCATAGATACCATCACCGTCAGTATCAGTACCACCAAATTTAACTGAAATACCAGCTAAGTGTTGGAAGTGAGGAGCTAAGTAATCTTCGAAAGCATGCTTGTAAGAAGATTGTAATGTAAGACCTAAGTTTTCAGTAAACCAGATATTAACACCAATACCACCATTTGCAGTACCAGCACCGATTTCATCGATCCAAGTATAACCACCACCGATCTCTACGAAAGGATCAATAACAGTTTGTCTTTTTATGATATCATATTTAATTGTACCATCTATAGCGTAGTGAGAAAGGTCGTCAACGCTAGTATCACCTAATTTGCTAATTTTGTTAAGAGAACCTCTTGCTCCAACAGAGAAACCATCCCCTATTGACTTAGATACTCCTACATAAGAGATAGAAGGTAAAATGTTCCAGTGATCGTTCACATTGAAGAATTCGTTACCGAAAGAACTTACATCCGAAGTAGGATATACGTCAATCGCGTTAACCCCAAATTGCACTTGCCAAGGGTTATTCTCGTCTTGCGCTTGTATGCTGTTGATACCTACTACTAGTAGGGCAACTGCCAATAATTTGCTAAGATGTTTCATGTATTAAATTTTAAGTTTAAGTGTTTATTAGCTGCAAATGTAACTTGTTAAATATTATTAACAAAATCAATTTCCTATTTTTTTTAGCGCATTTAATAGATTAAATACTGCATTTAAACGATTTTTAATTCTTTTCCGACTTCTGTAAAAGCTTTAATGGCAGCATCTAAGTGTTCTTTTGTATGCGCAGCAGATAGTTGAACCCTAATGCGGGCCTTACCTTTTGGCACTACAGGGTAGAAAAAACCAATTACATAAATTCCTTTTTCCAGTAACTTATTTGCCATGTCTTGTGATAATTTGGCATCGTATAACATTACAGGTACTATAGCAGAATCTCCATCAACAATGTCGAAACCCGCGTTTTTAATGCCTTTTTTGAAGTATGCAGTATTTTCTTGCAATTTATCTCGTAACGAAGTGTCGTTTTCTAACATATCGAACACCTTAATAGATGCCCCTACTATAGCTGGCGCTAAAGAGTTAGAGAACAAATAAGGTCTAGAGCGTTGTCTTAATAATGTTATAATTTCTTTTTTACCAGTGGTGTAACCACCCATGGCACCGCCTAATGCTTTACCAAGTGTACCGGT harbors:
- a CDS encoding PD-(D/E)XK nuclease family protein; amino-acid sequence: MQSFIQDVVLDVLKNNPDTGKVVFILPSKRAGVFLKKILSKSLTQTVLAPEIYSIEDFIEKVSNLVTANTTTQLFELYNAYLKVGDYEKESFDSFLKWGQILLQDFNEVDRYLVDASTLYQNVAAIQEVNHWSLNPDNSEMIENYLHFWRYLEDIYKQFNGRLLEQGLGHQGLIYKTSVAELPNYLENTNKKHIFLGFNALNTAESILIQTILEKTDADIYWDIDPYFLQDNIHDAGFFIRNYQSTWNVLKGKPLAGLTNYYNTEKHIEIIGVPKNISQVNYVGDLLYKIQNESPDALRNAAIVLGNEELLNPLLNSIPDNIPATNITMGQKLASTTLASFFTNLIEFHEQKTEKGWFYKHLLNLLTHSYAVLLFDANEVSTDSLISKIKTNNWSYITNTQIRELLPENATINLLFEDVKNNPNRLIDNFLAIIEAIRVIDVVKENSLLLEQLYKFFTLFNQLKDLCNSFTYINNLKSLKHLFSQLLSSETLDFQGNPIEGIQIMGMLESRLLDFETIIITSVNEGVLPSGKSNNSFIPYDLKIKNGLPTYKEKDAVYTYHFYRLLQRAKNVYILYNTEPDALEGGERSRLITQLLTDDNRTNIKSFIATPTIQPITKEIAQVEKTTSLAALIKDKARKGFSPSSLSNYIRNPIDFYKQNLLNINEVLQVEETLAPNTFGTIVHDSLEELYTPLIGKPLTADLLNGIRKGIPTIVAQNFEKTFKDGNISSGKNYISFHVILKYIQTFIDVEIKELADHSITIIALEQSLSVPLEVAGLDFPIILKGKLDRVDEYDGITRIIDYKTGKVERRNVEIVEWDILTEEYQYSKAFQLLCYGLMYSKTHPAENLSIQAGIISLKNFAEGTLLFAQKESARATSKNHIITNEVISDFEQILGQLITEICNADIPFTEKEV
- a CDS encoding SDR family oxidoreductase; the encoded protein is MKDLKNKVAYITGGTKGIGFAVAQTLLKQGMRVAISGRSQSSVDQALKDFDNDAVLGIVSNVGKMADEKNAVAKIMEKWGQVDVVLANAGVGHFAPIDEMTDEQWHQMIDTNLNGAFHTLKASVEELKKSKGYYITLASLAGTNFFAKAAGYNASKFGVVGFTQAAMLDLRQYDIKVSTIMPGSVSTHFNNNEPDEKDAWKIQPEDIGELVLDLLRMNERTLPSKIEVRPTRPDKK
- a CDS encoding sugar porter family MFS transporter, whose amino-acid sequence is MNRIIVWSITVALAGFLFGFDTVVISGANEPIKQLWNTSPLFHGTFIMSMALWGTVVGSLFGGIPTKNLGRKKTLLWVGVLFLVSALGSALAQDPYSFSVFRFIGGVGVGISSVAAPIYISEITSKENRGKLGGLYQFWLVFGILIAFVSNWLLKGFDGVNDWRWMLGVEAIPAFIYTAMVLTVPESPRWLALHKKDDAAALKILEIIHTKEKAEQQLLEIKTDLKHTTKSEKLFQKKYSKVLYLAFFIAFFNQLSGINFVLYYAPEILEQAGLGGKESLFNSIAIGVVNLIFTFIGIRLLDKLGRRQLIIIGSIGYIISLIMVGLCFQMDLGSTLTLTFICTFVASHAIGQGAVIWVFISEIFPNSVRAYGQSWGVSVHWVFAAIITLITPFFLDSDQGILKDQVWYIYYFFCAMMVLQLIWAITKMPETKGVSLEELSKELVKE
- a CDS encoding OmpA family protein yields the protein MKHLSKLLAVALLVVGINSIQAQDENNPWQVQFGVNAIDVYPTSDVSSFGNEFFNVNDHWNILPSISYVGVSKSIGDGFSVGARGSLNKISKLGDTSVDDLSHYAIDGTIKYDIIKRQTVIDPFVEIGGGYTWIDEIGAGTANGGIGVNIWFTENLGLTLQSSYKHAFEDYLAPHFQHLAGISVKFGGTDTDGDGIYDKDDACPEVAGLEAFNGCPDSDGDGIEDSKDACPNEAGSKEMNGCPDADGDGVADKDDACPNEAGLPALAGCPDADGDGVADKDDACPAEAGPAENKGCPWADKDGDGVLDKDDQCPDVAGTVANAGCPEVTAEVQKQLNDYARTILFDTGKSSIKAESTSVMVDIITILKEYPNAKFTVEGHTDSVGSEKLNQSLSESRALSVKEFLVDKGIEEFRLSAVGYGESKPMATNNTRAGRAQNRRVEINLVK
- a CDS encoding Bor family protein; its protein translation is MKNSMKMMAIAFASSILLTSCYSYTSVVGSGAQGNSETTEWNHYVVYGLAPVGVSDSKAMAGGAENYTVTTKQTFVNGLVSAITFGIYTPTTTTVTK